One Synechococcus sp. CC9605 genomic window carries:
- a CDS encoding HrcA family transcriptional regulator produces the protein MSKPLSLRQEQVLQATVHHYVDTMEPVGSRTLVQRFGIPASSATVRSAMGALERRGLLHQPHTSAGRVPSPMGYRHYVDALLPEPGVAVQHLDRELTGFSLRWAGLDDLLMHLARRLTDFTGLMSLITQPQQENQQLETIRLVPSGDRLLVMLVEANGRASHLNLRLPHGAEAELTAMECWASAQLEQGDLNWDALPRQLQRSGAVLRNALDQPAPANSTQVVVHGLSRLVSEPEFESTSSLRPLLELIDDQPATLISRGESARVWIGDEHPQPALEACAVVQAPYRCNEGLGHVALVGPMRMAYATARAAVQRVARHLELLLA, from the coding sequence ATGAGCAAGCCCCTGTCCCTTCGGCAAGAACAGGTGCTTCAGGCGACGGTGCACCACTACGTCGACACGATGGAACCGGTGGGCAGCCGCACCCTGGTGCAACGCTTCGGCATCCCTGCCAGCTCCGCCACCGTTCGCTCCGCCATGGGGGCGCTTGAGCGCCGCGGACTGCTGCATCAGCCGCACACATCTGCCGGACGCGTTCCCAGTCCGATGGGATACCGGCATTACGTGGATGCGCTGCTGCCGGAACCTGGCGTCGCCGTTCAACACCTGGATCGGGAGCTCACCGGCTTCAGCCTCCGTTGGGCCGGTCTGGACGACCTGCTGATGCATCTGGCTCGGCGGCTGACGGATTTCACCGGCCTGATGAGCCTGATCACCCAACCGCAGCAGGAGAACCAGCAACTGGAGACAATCCGCCTGGTGCCCAGCGGTGATCGACTGCTGGTGATGCTGGTGGAAGCCAATGGCCGCGCCAGCCACCTCAACCTGCGTCTGCCCCACGGTGCTGAAGCCGAACTCACCGCAATGGAATGCTGGGCGTCAGCCCAGCTCGAGCAGGGCGACCTGAACTGGGACGCACTGCCCAGGCAGCTGCAACGCAGCGGCGCTGTGCTGCGCAACGCGCTGGACCAACCAGCCCCCGCCAACTCCACACAGGTGGTGGTGCATGGCCTCTCAAGGCTGGTGAGCGAACCGGAATTTGAAAGCACCTCCAGCCTTCGGCCGCTGCTGGAACTGATCGATGACCAACCCGCCACCTTGATCAGCCGCGGTGAGTCCGCGCGGGTGTGGATCGGCGACGAACATCCGCAGCCAGCTCTGGAGGCCTGCGCCGTGGTTCAGGCCCCCTACCGCTGCAACGAGGGGCTGGGCCATGTGGCCCTGGTGGGCCCGATGCGGATGGCCTATGCCACGGCACGGGCAGCCGTGCAGCGGGTGGCCCGCCACCTGGAGTTGCTGCTCGCCTGA
- the trpB gene encoding tryptophan synthase subunit beta yields MTSTLPNASTPDPSSLQPAVRPGAHGRFGRFGGQYVPETLMPALAELEQAAAQAWNDPAFTDELNRLLKNYVGRATPLYEAERLTAHYRRADGGPRIWLKREDLNHTGAHKINNALGQALLALRMGKKRIIAETGAGQHGVATATVCARFGLECVIYMGAEDMRRQALNVFRMRLLGATVQPVTAGTATLKDATSEAIRDWVTNVETTHYILGSVAGPHPYPMLVRDFHAVIGEESKQQCQEAFGRLPDVLMACVGGGSNAMGLFHPFVQDMSVRLIGVEAAGDGVASGRHAATITEGRAGVLHGAMSLLLQDGDGQVMEAHSISAGLDYPGVGPEHSYLREIGRAEYAAVTDQQALDALRLVSELEGIIPALETAHAFAWLEQLCPTLADGTEVVINCSGRGDKDVNTVAEKLGDQL; encoded by the coding sequence GTGACCAGCACCCTGCCCAACGCCAGCACTCCGGATCCCTCCAGCCTGCAGCCAGCTGTGCGCCCTGGAGCTCATGGACGCTTTGGACGGTTTGGCGGTCAGTACGTGCCCGAAACCCTGATGCCAGCCTTGGCGGAACTGGAGCAGGCTGCGGCTCAGGCCTGGAACGATCCCGCCTTCACCGATGAGCTCAATCGCCTGCTCAAGAACTACGTCGGCCGGGCGACACCGTTGTATGAGGCCGAGCGTCTCACCGCCCACTACCGCCGCGCCGACGGCGGCCCCCGCATCTGGCTGAAGCGGGAAGACCTCAACCACACCGGTGCCCACAAGATCAACAACGCCCTGGGCCAGGCCCTATTGGCCCTGCGCATGGGCAAGAAGCGGATCATTGCCGAAACCGGTGCGGGGCAGCACGGCGTCGCCACGGCCACGGTCTGTGCCCGCTTCGGTCTGGAGTGCGTGATCTACATGGGCGCCGAAGACATGCGCCGTCAGGCCCTCAACGTCTTCCGCATGCGCCTGCTAGGCGCCACGGTGCAACCGGTGACGGCCGGCACCGCCACCCTCAAGGACGCCACTAGTGAAGCGATCCGCGACTGGGTGACCAACGTCGAGACCACCCACTACATCCTGGGATCTGTCGCTGGTCCGCATCCTTACCCAATGTTGGTGCGGGATTTCCATGCTGTGATCGGTGAGGAGTCCAAGCAGCAGTGTCAGGAGGCCTTTGGCCGGCTGCCCGACGTGCTGATGGCCTGTGTTGGCGGAGGCTCCAATGCCATGGGCCTGTTCCATCCCTTTGTGCAGGACATGTCTGTGCGGCTGATCGGTGTTGAGGCCGCTGGTGATGGTGTGGCTAGCGGTCGCCACGCCGCCACGATCACCGAAGGTCGTGCCGGTGTGCTGCACGGGGCCATGAGCCTGCTGCTGCAGGACGGCGACGGTCAGGTGATGGAGGCCCACTCCATCAGTGCAGGTCTCGATTACCCCGGAGTGGGACCGGAGCACAGCTACCTGCGGGAGATCGGGCGTGCTGAGTACGCCGCAGTCACCGACCAACAGGCCCTCGATGCCCTGCGCCTGGTGAGTGAGCTTGAGGGCATCATTCCAGCCCTGGAAACCGCCCACGCCTTCGCTTGGCTTGAGCAGCTTTGCCCCACCCTGGCCGACGGCACGGAAGTGGTCATCAACTGCTCCGGCCGCGGCGACAAGGACGTCAACACCGTGGCGGAGAAGCTTGGGGATCAGCTCTAA
- a CDS encoding translation initiation factor, which yields MPKGGWQEFSSAESLQRPSGPAAEPTAKAQQMVRVQPTRGGKGGKTVTVIRGLELDAAGFKALLKKLKTRIGSGGTAKDGVIELQGNQVDLALELLSKEGYRPKRAGG from the coding sequence ATGCCGAAGGGAGGCTGGCAGGAATTCAGCAGTGCCGAAAGCCTGCAACGACCGAGCGGGCCTGCAGCAGAGCCCACAGCCAAGGCGCAGCAAATGGTGCGGGTGCAGCCCACCCGCGGTGGCAAAGGTGGCAAAACCGTCACAGTGATCCGGGGCCTGGAGCTGGATGCTGCCGGCTTCAAGGCGCTGCTGAAGAAGCTCAAAACACGCATCGGCAGCGGCGGTACTGCCAAGGACGGCGTGATCGAACTTCAAGGAAATCAGGTGGATCTGGCGCTCGAGCTGCTCAGCAAGGAGGGCTACCGGCCGAAACGGGCCGGGGGTTAA
- the cysC gene encoding adenylyl-sulfate kinase yields the protein MTASPTYGELTNKGASTNIAWHEASVGRDERSKQRGHRSAILWFTGLSGSGKSTLANAVNAALFERGLATYVLDGDNIRHGLCKDLGFSDADREENIRRIGEVAKLFLDAGVIVLTAFVSPFRADRDKARGLVEDGDFLEVFCAADLEVCESRDPKGLYAKARAGQIKEFTGISSPYEAPETPELKIDTGKQDLADSVELVIKALQERGVIPAA from the coding sequence ATGACCGCCAGCCCCACCTACGGAGAACTCACCAACAAGGGTGCGTCCACCAACATCGCCTGGCATGAAGCCTCCGTGGGCCGCGACGAGCGCTCGAAGCAGCGCGGTCACCGCAGCGCCATTCTTTGGTTCACCGGCCTCTCCGGCTCCGGCAAGAGCACCCTGGCCAACGCCGTCAACGCAGCCCTGTTTGAGCGAGGGCTCGCCACCTATGTGCTGGATGGGGACAACATCCGCCACGGCCTCTGCAAAGACCTGGGCTTCTCTGATGCCGACCGTGAGGAGAACATCCGCCGCATCGGTGAAGTGGCCAAGCTGTTTCTGGATGCGGGCGTGATCGTGCTGACCGCGTTTGTGTCGCCCTTCCGTGCTGACCGGGACAAGGCCCGCGGCCTGGTGGAGGACGGCGACTTCCTCGAGGTGTTCTGCGCCGCTGATCTCGAGGTCTGCGAATCCCGCGATCCCAAGGGCCTCTACGCCAAAGCACGGGCAGGGCAGATCAAGGAATTCACCGGCATCTCCAGCCCCTATGAAGCACCGGAAACGCCCGAACTCAAAATCGACACCGGCAAGCAGGATCTGGCCGACTCCGTCGAGCTGGTGATCAAAGCGCTCCAGGAGCGTGGGGTGATTCCGGCGGCCTGA
- a CDS encoding AI-2E family transporter, which yields MTPWPAWLRLGLLLPVLGLNAFVLKRLLVQFAPFPGLFLTAALIAFLLDLPCRWLAQRGLPRAWAIVSVVLVTLGLLGWAAVALVPLLIEQLSQLLSASPSLLTAAEQWIDRAQLWALDHGLPADFADLSSDLVAQFSRLATQLSQRLLGLLGATVGTTINVVIVLVLAVFLLLGADPIVDGLARWLPDRWRDLVQTTLERTFRGYFAGQVVLALILSGGQLLVFTALKIPYGVLFAVLIGFTTLVPYASAVSIVSVSAVLAVQDPRTGLELLAAAIVVGQIVDQVIQPRLMGSIVGLQPAWLLIALPIGARVGALYGVGDLLGLLLAVPVASCIKTLADTARAGDGELRPPESPHAPGAL from the coding sequence ATGACGCCCTGGCCAGCCTGGTTGCGGCTTGGTCTTCTGCTGCCGGTGTTGGGCTTGAACGCCTTTGTGCTGAAGCGTTTGCTGGTGCAGTTCGCCCCATTCCCCGGGCTGTTCCTCACCGCGGCTTTGATCGCCTTTTTGTTGGACCTGCCCTGCCGCTGGCTCGCGCAGCGGGGTCTTCCCCGCGCCTGGGCCATCGTCAGTGTGGTCCTAGTGACCCTGGGGCTTCTGGGCTGGGCGGCTGTGGCACTGGTGCCGCTCTTGATTGAACAGCTCAGTCAATTGCTCAGTGCTTCGCCGTCTCTGCTCACCGCGGCAGAGCAGTGGATCGATCGGGCTCAGCTCTGGGCGCTGGACCATGGTCTCCCGGCTGATTTCGCTGACCTCAGCAGCGATCTGGTGGCTCAGTTCAGCCGTCTGGCCACGCAGTTGAGCCAGCGTCTGTTGGGGCTGCTGGGGGCAACGGTGGGTACCACGATCAATGTGGTGATCGTGCTGGTGCTGGCGGTTTTTCTGCTGCTTGGGGCGGATCCGATCGTCGATGGCCTGGCCCGTTGGCTGCCCGACCGTTGGAGGGATCTGGTGCAGACGACCCTCGAACGCACCTTTCGGGGCTATTTCGCTGGCCAGGTGGTGCTGGCGCTGATTCTCAGTGGCGGTCAACTTCTGGTGTTCACCGCCCTGAAAATTCCCTACGGCGTGTTGTTTGCCGTGCTGATCGGCTTCACCACCCTGGTGCCCTATGCCAGTGCCGTGTCGATCGTTTCCGTCAGTGCCGTTCTGGCGGTTCAAGATCCACGCACAGGCCTTGAGCTGCTCGCCGCGGCGATCGTCGTCGGTCAGATCGTAGATCAGGTGATCCAACCGCGGCTGATGGGCAGCATCGTGGGTTTGCAACCGGCCTGGTTGCTGATCGCCTTGCCCATTGGCGCCCGGGTGGGCGCGCTCTATGGCGTGGGGGATCTACTGGGACTGCTGTTGGCGGTGCCGGTGGCCAGTTGCATCAAAACCCTGGCGGATACCGCCAGGGCTGGCGACGGCGAACTCAGGCCGCCGGAATCACCCCACGCTCCTGGAGCGCTTTGA
- the purE gene encoding 5-(carboxyamino)imidazole ribonucleotide mutase translates to MAVLPLCVVPPVLPRVAVVMGSDSDLPIMEPAAAILRELGLEVEVRVLSAHRTPLEMVNFAQAARDQGFGVIVAGAGGAAHLPGMVAALTTLPVIGVPVKSRALSGVDSLHSIVQMPGGIPVATVAIGGGLNAGLLAAQILSVADAGLAQKLEAYRSSLHDAVVAKDARLVDLGSTDYLSQMT, encoded by the coding sequence ATGGCAGTCTTGCCCCTCTGCGTTGTGCCGCCAGTGCTCCCCCGTGTTGCCGTTGTGATGGGCAGTGACTCTGACCTGCCCATCATGGAACCCGCCGCCGCCATCCTGCGCGAGCTGGGATTGGAGGTGGAGGTTCGGGTGCTCTCGGCTCACCGAACCCCTTTGGAGATGGTGAACTTCGCTCAAGCCGCCCGGGATCAGGGGTTTGGGGTGATCGTCGCCGGCGCCGGTGGGGCGGCCCATCTCCCCGGCATGGTGGCCGCCCTCACCACGCTGCCCGTGATCGGCGTGCCGGTGAAGAGCCGGGCGCTGTCCGGGGTCGATTCCCTCCACTCGATCGTGCAGATGCCGGGGGGGATTCCGGTGGCCACCGTCGCCATCGGTGGAGGCCTCAATGCCGGCTTGCTGGCAGCCCAGATCCTGTCAGTGGCCGATGCTGGCTTGGCCCAGAAACTTGAGGCCTACCGCAGCAGCCTCCACGATGCTGTGGTGGCCAAGGATGCGCGCCTGGTTGATCTGGGCAGCACGGACTACCTCTCCCAGATGACTTGA